A window of the Enoplosus armatus isolate fEnoArm2 chromosome 5, fEnoArm2.hap1, whole genome shotgun sequence genome harbors these coding sequences:
- the LOC139285607 gene encoding TPA-induced transmembrane protein homolog, protein MDIELQTITTNGNNGAECFSYERETAANGDDGVACRLPNATERDGLLSEQTTGCNGETMPSGHAAELHGNLGNAYAPQENSSLCRIKKELNDFVFLKVRLWMVIIFIFLLIFAVIIISLFVCSAIHEDVDENFDRSLFTVPRYFNGSFELPNLTFTEELLTLSSNESQALTADLQQKMADLYTSSPALGRYFSKAEISAFRNGSVIADYQLTFLMPEEQQDQLRNFTLSREMVYNVFRQFLHDQEPDESGQMYIDPVSLNMFLTH, encoded by the exons ATGGACATTGAGCTACAGACCATCACGACGAATGGGAACAATGGAGCTGAATGTTTCTCTTATGAACGG GAGACTGCTGctaatggtgatgatggtgtggCCTGCAGGCTCCCTAatgcaacagagagagatgggttGCTTTCTGAACAG ACTACTGGTTGTAATGGGGAGACGATGCCTTCTGGCCATGCAGCAGAGCTTCACGGGAATCTGGGAAATGCATACGCTCCTCAGGAG AATAGCTCCTTGTGCAGGATAAAGAAAGAGCTGAATGACTTCGTCTTCTTGAAAGTCAGACTGTGGATggtcatcatcttcatctttctcctcatctttgctGTGATTATAATTTCGCTGTTTGTGTGCTCAG CGATCCATGAAGACGTGGATGAGAACTTTGACCGGTCGTTGTTTACAGTTCCTCGGTATTTCAATGGGAGCTTTGAACTGCCCAATCTGACCTTCACAGAGGAACTTCTCACCCTTTCCTCCAATGAAAGCCAAGCACTCACTGCTGACCTTCAGCAAAAG ATGGCTGACCTCTACACATCCTCCCCTGCTCTGGGACGATACTTCTCCAAAGCTGAGATAAGTGCTTTCAG GAACGGTTCAGTCATCGCCGACTACCAGCTGACATTTCTCATGCCTGAAGAACAGCAGGATCAGCTGAGAAACTTTACTCTGAGCAGGGAGATGGTGTACAACGTGTTCAGACAGTTCCTACACGACCAGGAGCCAGATGAGTCGGGGCAGATGTACATTGACCCAGTTTCcctaaacatgtttttaacacaCTAG
- the LOC139285739 gene encoding capZ-interacting protein produces MPTSNDELPFRRRPPCSLKLQNQKDENEESDKTVVSPNPFKIKTKNSSIIEKLQANLALSPTALLPSPKSPEVKLQPAPLSPTTPCSPLSPTLRPSHLSSEEEDTVSFASPPEGTPLPSINKTRARLSFKRRPPTRQHRRSAGEEAGAFGSALSPCELYSPIENGDKDQVFNNPAEEDENGQPASLKEAEEKDGDCDKIEDEVAKSDTVDRGDLEEERRAEQAQRLKTFVEEQQPSEPCSARQLEGDVTTDRGQEEMPQEEHRGGDDRV; encoded by the exons ATGCCCACCTCGAATGACGAG TTGCCATTTCGAAGAAGACCTCCATGTTCCCTAAAGTTGCAAAatcaaaaagatgaaaatgaagaatCAGAT AAAACTGTTGTTTCCCCAAATCCCTTTAAAATCAAGACGAAGAACTCCTCCATCATTGAGAAACTCCAG GCCAATCTTGCTCTGTCACCCACTGCTCTGCTGCCTTCACCCAAGAGTCCGGAGGTGAAGCTCCAGCCAGCACCGTTGTCGCCCACCACACCCTGCAGCCCGCTGAGCCCCACCCTGCGGCCCTCACATCTGTCCAGTGAAGAGGAGGATACCGTCAGCTTCGCAAGCCCTCCTGAAGGCACCCCGCTGCCGAGCATCAACAAG ACTCGTGCACGGCTATCATTCAAGAGGCGCCCACCCACGAGACAGCACAGGAGGTCGGCTGGAGAGGAGGCGGGAGCCTTTGGGAGTGCTCTGTCCCCATGTGAACTGTACAGCCCAATAGAAAATGGGGACAAAGACCAGGTTTTCAACAACCCAGCAGAGGAAGACGAAAACGGACAGCCAGCCAGTCTGAAAGAAGCTGAAGAGAAGGACGGGGACTGTGATAAAATAGAGGATGAGGTAGCAAAGAGTGACACAGTCGACAGGGGAGATCTAGAGGAGGAGCGGAGAGCAGAACAAGCCCAGAGATTGAAGACTTTCGTGGAGGAACAGCAGCCTTCAGAGCCTTGCTCTGCCAGGCAGTTAGAGGGCGATGTTACGACAGatagaggacaggaggagatgCCTCAGGAGGAACACCGAGGAGGAGATGACAGGGTGTGA